In one Oncorhynchus masou masou isolate Uvic2021 chromosome 23, UVic_Omas_1.1, whole genome shotgun sequence genomic region, the following are encoded:
- the rtkn2 gene encoding rhotekin-2, with amino-acid sequence MANMEYQRDIQNFRRNASARSSCSSLAMEIKRKKISESTVFLQSEDSNMQEKIDFEIRMRDGTYKLLVASTNREQILNASKNLLTCNTRIKAYMTEVHKENHDMRVASQRLSDQVSDDRVACRGRVALSGLRIPLMWKDSDHFNNKGSTRRVAIFCLMRIGSEVFDTEMVVVDRSMTDVCFEGVTVFNGVGPAFELKVELYSCAIEEETILVNTPKKLAKKLRSSFGRASGRKLCPLLEAGDPDAFLQSNPIPLGARYSLLAYTSLGLAWADGAFQSHSLIVLQDAESSSWLPLYGNLCCRLVAQPVCMTQDMMNGYLIQQQSVEGLSRYCSLYCVLRAGRLFCYYTPEEITAKVEPSLIIPTNKDTRIRVVDKGPQKRSNSLTITNPVVGGALTNIFTTDSREELEDWMEAFWQHFYDQSQWQHCCSKLMKIEVTSPKKPPLFLTKQADSVYNDLSINSPGKFESITDIIHSKIEETGGHFLIGEEEAREPPKWSALFDGSIPMVVQKSVLSPGKESPCPSPTPSSVSNDNKKRRAPPPPADKQPFSLPPARPPPPYQEKENVGARTKTGRPSLDAKFSAIIQQLQRNPGGLSRKNAPLGQIEPPQQDLDYPQTPDVTPRPAPVPAPRNKLRKSFREKMNPKAW; translated from the exons ATGGCGAATATGGAGTATCAGCGGGACATTCAAAATTTCAGGAGAAATGCAAGTGCTCGGTCCTCGTGTTCCTCTCTCGCAATGGAGATAAAAAGAAAGAAGATAAGTGAGAGCACTGTATTCTTGCAATCAGAG GACTCTAACATGCAGGAGAAGATAGACTTTGAGATCCGCATGCGGGACGGGACCTACAAGCTCCTGGTGGCCAGCACCAATAGAGAGCAGATCCTGAATGCCTCCAAGAACCTCCTGACCTGCAACACTCGGATCAAGGCCTACATGACAGAAGTGCACAAGGAGAACCATGATATGAGAGTCGCATCTCAGAG ACTATCAGATCAGGTTTCAGATGATCGTGTGGCCTGCAGAGGAAGAGTGGCCTTGTCTG GGCTGCGCATACCGTTGATGTGGAAAGACTCTGACCACTTTAATAACAAAGGGA GCACGCGGCGGGTTGCCATCTTCTGCCTGATGAGAATTGGATCTGAAGTTTTTGACACTGAGATGGTGGTTGTGGACAGATCGATGACTGATGTTTGTTTTGAGGGTGTAACAGTTTT TAACGGTGTTGGGCCTGCCTTCGAGCTGAAAGTGGAGCTGTATAGCTGTGCCATAGAGGAGGAGACCATCCTGGTCAACACCCCAAAGAAACTGGCCAAGAAGTTACGCAGCTCTTTTGGCAGGGCATCTGGGAGGAAACTCTGCCCCCTGCTTGAAGCTGGAGACCCTGACGCTTTCCTGCAGTCCAACCCAATACCGCT GGGGGCAAGGTACAGCCTGCTGGCGTACACCTCTCTGGGCTTGGCCTGGGCCGATGGGGCCTTCCAGTCCCATTCTCTCATAGTCCTCCAGGATG CTGAGTCGTCCTCCTGGCTGCCCCTTTATGGGAACCTCTGCTGTCGTCTAGTTGCCCAGCCCGTCTGTATGACCCAGGACATGATGAATGGCTATCTGATTCAGCAG CAAAGTGTGGAGGGGCTGTCCCGGTACTGCAGCCTGTACTGTGTGCTCAGGGCTGGGAGGCTGTTCTGCTACTACACCCCTGAGGAGATTACTGCCAAGGTGGAACCCAGCCTCATCATACCCACCAACAAG GACACTAGGATCCGTGTGGTGGATAAGGGCCCTCAGAAGAGGTCCAACAGTCTGACCATCACCAACCCAGTGGTGGGGGGGGCTCTGACCAACATCTTCACAACTGACAGCAGGGAGGAGCTGGAGGACTGGATGGAAGCATTCTGGCAGCACTTCTACGACCAGA GTCAGTGGCAGCACTGCTGTAGTAAGCTGATGAAGATTGAGGTTACGTCACCAAAGAAACCCCCACTCTTCCTCACCAAACAGGCTGACTCTGTCTACAATGACCTGA GTATAAATTCTCCTGGAAAGTTTGAGAGTATCACTGACATCATCCACAGCAAAATTGAGGAAACAGGGGGCCACTTCCTCATTGGTGAGGAGGAGGCAAGGGAGCCTCCTAAATGGTCTGCTCTGTTTGACGGGTCCATCCCCATGGTGGTGCAGAAGAGTGTTTTGTCTCCGGGCAAAGAGAGTCCCTGTCCCAGCCCAACTCCCAGCTCTGTCTCCAACGACAACAAGAAAAGGCGTGCCCCGCCCCCACCTGCTGACAAGCAGCCTTTCAGCCTCCCACCAGCCAGACCCCCTCCTCCATATCAGGAAAAGGAGAACGTTGGGGCGCGAACCAAGACGGGACGACCTTCGCTGGACGCCAAGTTCTCTGCCATCATCCAGCAGCTGCAGAGGAACCCTGGTGGCCTGTCCAGAAAGAATGCCCCCCTGGGCCAGATAGAGCCTCCCCAGCAGGACTTGGATTACCCCCAGACTCCTGATGTCACCCCCAGGCCTGCCCCCGTCCCTGCTCCACGCAACAAACTGAGGAAGTCCTTTAGGGAGAAGATGAACCCTAAAGCCTGGTGA
- the LOC135511097 gene encoding protein ZNF365-like: protein MQQKVCARRTSLFTENGQVRGASADPQLPFRCPRCGEHKRFRSLASLRAHLEYSHSYYHTMHELSLPTCRVHSHPERALHGRSLSDTREVTICIETCRMPRVGTKAAEEIKTENEEEEEEEASKDGLKIHKSSPGTDHIPSPFPFDEPPDPGSKLEVVFPERNVCTEEMSLRRRLAKVLRVVDSTMQRRLHRVTTDLTKTNTELLCECALSQHLAQERQEVQEKEQALSRQADVAVMVIATLKEQLKESEYELERREQEVITIQNFLESATQHEICGKVRIQCFIENLLKRIALAERLLEYYQSAPSPPNYTDYMHQTAENRPHRIPQSRSAGCQLSQSCPQEGRTHPSLLGRKVGHSSYFRPDHRDEVWTQGSRSVGFED from the exons ATGCAGCAGAAGGTATGTGCCAGGAGGACCTCTCTCTTCACTGAGAATGGACAGGTTCGTGGGGCATCTGCTGACCCCCAGCTCCCATTCAGGTGCCCTCGGTGTGGGGAGCATAAGAGGTTCCGTAGTCTGGCCTCCTTGAGAGCCCACCTGGAATACAGCCACAGTTACTACCACACCATGCACGAGCTGAGTCTTCCGACCTGCAGGGTGCATTCCCACCCAGAGAGAGCCCTGCATGGACGCTCCCTGAGTGACACACGAGAGGTCACTATCTGCATAGAGACGTGTCGTATGCCCCGTGTGGGGACGAAGGCAGCTGAGGAGATAAAGActgagaatgaagaggaggaggaggaagaggccaGTAAAGATGGTCTCAAAATCCACAAGTCCAGCCCTGGGACAGATCATATCCCTTCCCCCTTTCCATTTGACGAACCTCCAGACCCAGGCAGCAAGCTTGAGGTAGTGTTTCCAGAGCGGAATGTCTGTACCGAGGAGATGTCGCTCCGGCGCAGGCTGGCCAAGGTCCTACGGGTGGTGGACAGCACCATGCAGAGGAGGCTGCACAGGGTTACCACGGATCTTACCAAGACGAACACAGAGCTGCTGTGTGAGTGTGCCCTCTCCCAGCACCTGGCGCAGGAGAGGCAGGAGGTACAGGAGAAGGAGCAGGCGCTGAGCCGGCAGGCGGATGTGGCCGTGATGGTGATTGCCACGCTGAAGGAGCAGCTGAAGGAGTCAGAGTATGAGCTGGAGAGGCGAGAACA AGAAGTCATCACCATTCAGAATTTCCTTGAATCTGCCACCCAGCATGAGATATGTGGTAAAGTTCGGATCCAATGTTTCATTGAGAACCTGCTCAAACGCATCGCCCTGGCTGAGAGGCTACTGGAGTACTATCAGAGCGCCCCCAGTCCACCAAACTACACAGATTACATG CACCAGACAGCTGAAAACAGACCTCATAGAATCCCCCAAAGCAG GTCAGCGGGTTGTCAGCTGTCACAGTCCTGTCCCCAGGAAGGTAGGACGCACCCCTCCCTATTAGGGCGGAAAGTGGGTCACTCTAGCTACTTCAGACCTGATCACAGAGATGAAGTCTGGACCCAGGGCAGCAGATCAGTCGGATTTGAGGACTAG
- the LOC135511099 gene encoding 2-aminoethanethiol dioxygenase-like: protein MLRDNMTSIVQKIARQALVTFRNPSSFGDKAFLGNQCKLQSLMTEIRAADLKIAPRKVDSASTPLPHNPPVTYMHICETDEFSMGVFLLKSGASIPLHDHPGMYGMLKVMYGKVRITCFDRLDKSTSVASDTQFSPPLLPFQRGALRRSILGSVGEFTEESGPCILTPDRNNLHQIDAVDGPTAFLDILAPPYDPDDGRDCHYYKVLQSAPDSEDKKADGLKEVWLMEVSQPSEFWCGGEPYPGPEVKI, encoded by the coding sequence ATGCTTCGAGACAACATGACCTCCATCGTACAGAAAATTGCTAGACAGGCGCTTGTAACTTTTAGAAACCCATCTTCATTTGGTGATAAAGCGTTTTTGGGTAATCAATGTAAACTCCAAAGCCTCATGACCGAAATCAGAGCTGCGGATCTGAAGATCGCTCCAAGGAAAGTTGACAGCGCTTCTACGCCTTTGCCACACAACCCCCCGGTCACATACATGCACATATGCGAGACAGACGAATTCAGCATGGGGGTGTTTCTGCTAAAAAGCGGTGCTTCCATCCCCTTGCACGACCATCCGGGAATGTACGGAATGTTGAAAGTTATGTATGGCAAGGTCAGGATCACCTGTTTTGACAGGTTGGACAAATCAACTAGCGTGGCCAGTGACACGCAATTCAGCCCTCCACTGCTCCCTTTTCAGAGAGGTGCGCTGAGGAGGTCGATTCTCGGGTCGGTCGGGGAGTTTACAGAAGAAAGCGGGCCGTGTATCTTGACCCCTGACCGAAACAACCTTCACCAAATCGATGCAGTCGATGGGCCCACCGCTTTCCTCGATATTTTGGCACCACCATATGATCCAGACGACGGGAGAGACTGTCATTATTATAAAGTTCTGCAGTCTGCCCCGGATTCTGAGGACAAAAAGGCTGACGGTCTAAAAGAAGTTTGGCTGATGGAAGTATCCCAACCTTCTGAATTCTGGTGTGGTGGTGAACCATACCCCGGCCCTGAAGTGAAGATCTGA
- the LOC135511098 gene encoding early growth response protein 2b-like — MTAKTIDKVWVPTSSFIQDIQEVIYSMEEEISASLPETGTGLKVESYWKQHGQLGETKGGDCFSEERGTLEFIYHGNFTQPPRSQAVAYTGKVSINSRGVEYWNPGGAINVASADIRVAASSPVSTSPSPEPPNLYAGTVSCTMAQSQHDINHMYATPSYSCTGEMYQDQSTYLATSTCPMSYPQPSYSSYTSPKSTVDSALLNIMPDYSGFFQPNCQRDIHAFPDRKALPYSLDSLRVPPPLTPLNTIRNFTLGGPAIEGSCPPNPYNTSNLPLRPILRPRKYPNLPSKTPVHERPYPCPAESCDRRFSRSDELSRHVRIHTGHKPFQCRICMRSFSRSDHLTTHIRTHTGEKPFSCDHCGRKFARSDERRRHTKIHLRQKEKKSS, encoded by the exons ATGACAGCTAAAACTATTGACAAGGTTTGGGTACCCACCAGTAGTTTTATACAAGACATTCAAGAGGTAATCTATTCAATGGAAGAGGAAATATCCGCATCATTGCCAGAGACGGGAACTGGGTTAAAAGTTGAGTCATATTGGAAACAGCACGGCCAATTGGGTGAAACCAAGGGGG GTGATTGTTTTAGTGAAGAAAGGGGCACCCTCGAGTTTATTTACCACGGCAACTTTACGCAGCCACCGCGCAGTCAGGCTGTGGCATACACCGGGAAGGTCTCGATCAATTCTAGAGGTGTAGAATACTGGAATCCCGGGGGTGCCATTAACGTAGCTAGTGCTGACATAAGGGTGGCAGCTTCGTCCCCGGTGTCTACCTCGCCCTCGCCTGAACCACCAAACCTTTACGCAGGAACTGTGAGCTGCACCATGGCGCAGAGTCAACACGATATAAACCACATGTATGCTACGCCGTCTTACTCTTGTACCGGGGAAATGTACCAGGATCAATCAACCTACCTGGCAACGTCGACCTGCCCCATGTCTTATCCACAGCCGTCGTACTCATCCTATACATCACCAAAGTCGACAGTGGACAGCGCACTCTTAAACATCATGCCTGACTACAGCGGGTTCTTCCAGCCAAACTGCCAACGAGACATCCACGCATTTCCTGACAGGAAAGCGTTACCATATTCACTGGACTCTCTGAGGGTTCCACCACCTCTGACACCTCTGAACACAATAAGGAATTTTACGCTTGGGGGACCTGCGATAGAGGGCTCTTGTCCACCAAATCCCTACAACACTTCGAACTTACCCCTGAGGCCAATATTGAGACCGAGAAAGTATCCAAACCTCCCAAGCAAAACGCCTGTCCATGAGCGACCATACCCTTGCCCAGCAGAGAGCTGCGATAGGAGGTTCTCGCGGTCGGACGAGCTGAGCAGACACGTTAGGATCCACACAGGGCACAAACCCTTCCAGTGTCGGATCTGCATGCGCAGTTTCAGTCGCAGCGACCACCTCACTACGCACATCCGGACACACACTGGAGAAAAACCCTTCTCCTGCGACCACTGTGGAAGAAAGTTTGCCAGGAGTGATGAAAGAAGGAGACACACGAAAATCCACttaagacagaaagagaaaaagtCATCATAA